From the genome of bacterium:
AAGATGATCAGGTCCCCCGCCGCGTGGTGAAGACCCACCTTCAGCGCATTCCCGCGGCCTTTGCGGCATTCCTGATAGATGACCTTTGTGTTCGGCATCATCTCCTGGCGTCGCAGTAATTCGCGCGTCCCATCCTGAGATGCTCCATCCACAATGATGATCTCTTTTTCGACAGGAGAACGCCGCACCTTCTCGAGTAACAACTCGATGGTGCGGACTTCATTGTAGACTGGGACGATGACGGAAAGTTTCACGGCGATTTCAGGATTCTGGGATTCGGCGCGGGCGGCCCGACTGCAACTGCCCCGACAGCCAACCCGGACGGCGCGGGCGTGTAAAGAGGATTGAGGGCGTCCAGCTTACTCCCCCACTTGCAGGAGAACTGTTGGAGGCATCGCGCGCCGCTCGGTTTGAAGCGCCAATGCCTCCTCCTCGGAAATCAGGACGGCAATCGTCCGAACGCGATATTTCTCCGCCAGGCCCTGGATAACCAGTGGATCCGCATCGGTCGTGACGATTGGCGCCTTGCCGAGATTCGGCTCGATCAGACCTCGAGCCACGAGCGCCACCTGATCCTCGAGGCGGAACTGCTTGAACTCGCCCGGCTCAACGATGGCCTGGCGACCAAGGGGATCGTTCTTAGGGAGCATCGAGGCGTACCACTCATTGCGCAGGAAATTCGCGCCAGCCACAAAGAGGTCTGGACGCTCGCCAAGAACATACTTTGCGTACCAGGCCCCGTAGATGTCCGCATCGCCATGCGTAATCAGCACGGCGTTCTCGGGAACGGCTTCGATGAGTCGATCGATCCATCGAGCAGCCAGATCGTCTCCGGAATGATCAGCCACGCGCCAGTTCGACAGGACTGCAATCAAGACAAGAAGCGCGGCGAAGATGTGCAAGCGACGGTAGAGCCCGGGATCCTCTTCGTAGCGAAAGCGGCGACCAATCCACCGCATCGAAACAAAAGCACCGACAGCGAGATAGGGAACAAGAGCGATCAGAAGACCAAGATAGTAGTCCGCGATGTCCGGAATGTTGTAGGTGAAGATGAAAATCAACTGCAGAAAGAGCGGTCCGCACAGCGCAATCGTCAGTGCGCGGCTACGACGCGCCATCGATGCTGCGCCGAGGCCGGCAACAAACCAAAGCCCACCACCGATCAGAATCGCCAATGCCGCTCGCAAGACCATGCCAGCCGAGGCCGAGGCCCGGGGGCTGGATATCATGAGCGTCGTGAGTCGATAATCGCCGATGCCGCCCAGGAGTTGGCTGCCGAACGTTGCGATCACTTCCAACGCTCGCCCGCCTGCAAAGGCAATGTACTGGCCTGCCGTAAACCGAACTCCCTGGCGCGCAGAGAGAAACCAAACGTCGCGGTAGTCTCCCCCACCAACCAGCCAACGGAAGCCGCTCCAATTCTGTGGATTCCCCCAATTGATCGGGGGATGTGAAGCGGCCCGTAGTGGCACATAGAGGTAAACGAGAAGCCCAATCACCCCACCCACAGCAGGCAATACAATGGACATCGCAGGCCGGTGGCGTCGCTGAATGGCCTGCAAGATGCGCCAGGCCAGCAGCGGCGCCATACATAGTGAAGAAAGGTGATTCGTGAGTGCCAATCCCTGCAGCAGGCCAGCAAGTGCAAGCCTGCGCGGGCAGAGTGGCTCGTTGGGATTCGGGGCAAGAACCAGAAGGAGCGCCGTCAGGAACACGGCGTTCAGCGAGTAGACCTCGATGATCGTCGCGGAACTCCAAAGCGAGGCCGAGGCAGCCGCGATGGCGCCACACGCGGGCGCAATCCACCGCGACTTTTCATCTCCGCCGAAGTCCCGGATCAATCGGCCGGCGAGTGCCGTAATCATCGCGGCGGTGATTGCAGCGAAGAGAGCGCAAAGCAACGCACCGCGGAAGTAGGCGCCATCGCCATGGGCAAGCGGAGCGAGAAGAAGTTCCAGCAATGGATAGCCCGTAGGATGCGGAATACCGCCCACAGCGGCTGCCGCCAGAAGTTCCAAGCCATCACCGAACTGTGGATCGCGGGCTGCCGTGAAGGCGTAGAGTGCGAAGGACGCCAGGCCGACGATGGTCGGCGAAACCCAGAGACGCGGCGTTGCCTGGCCAGGCTCCTGCATCAGCGCGGCCCTTCGACTCGATAGACTGTCGTGTAGAATTTCTGCCAATCGTATCGGAACAGCCACGCCGCGGGATTCTGTGCCGTGCCTGGCTGCGACATGATATCCGGCAGGAATGGCATCAGCGTGGACTGGAAGGGCTCGTGCAATGGAACCAGTTCATATTGCGAGGAGAGGTAGTCCTCGTAGTAAGAAGCCCCATACGCACTGGAGAGAACGAGAATTGAACCATCCGGAATGCGCTTGGCAGGTTCCTGGTAACGAGCGCCAAAGGCATCGGACTGCACGGTTCGATTCGGTACATACGGTCCGAGATAGGATGCCGGACGTTTGGCGAAGAACGCCACCTTGTCGGCTGCAATGCTGCCGGATTGTCCCTCTCGATAAAGCTCGTTCGTTAGGATCAGAGTGTCCGGCCCCGCAGTCTCCCCCGCGAATCGCGAGGCCGCCACGATATCGCCGAAGGCCTCGCGCTGTCCCGCAAGCATCAACAGCGCGAATCCGCCGCTGAATGCGAAGGTCCCAATCATCAGGTAAGGGAAAAGGCGCTGCTTGATGGTGCGGTGATGCTTTCGCCAGCGCTCCTGCACGGCCCACATTCCAGCGCCAGCCAGCGCCCAGAAGAAACCGTACAGCGGCAGAAAATAGCGGGATTGGAAGCTGGAGAATGCGGACTGGGCGAACAATAGCACAAAGAACACGTACAAGCAGGTCCAGCCAAAGAACGGTCCACGCCGCATCCGGCTCCAGAACATCCCGACCGTTGCCCAGATCATCACTGGATAGGTGAGGAAATACGGAGTGTACG
Proteins encoded in this window:
- a CDS encoding glycosyltransferase family 39 protein — encoded protein: MKIQPPQVIARELAYPRRDLWVLIGVNLLVRLILTPLNAGEYTDGILQVQQFQEPVGIWPPLYTTLVYPLHFIIGYLWAGRLVSAVASALAVWPIYRLTQRAFGTRAALYAGIFYTVAPISLRWAPRVMTDATFSLFFYWAIERLAFASDEREVWSARRALSFGTMHAVLACLVRYQGLLLLGPIIVVTWIVWRRFKHFPLKPLVWLLGLLIIPLWVYLNGFIHGDQFAERAFGQKLATWRVLLLNGEAFVAYTPYFLTYPVMIWATVGMFWSRMRRGPFFGWTCLYVFFVLLFAQSAFSSFQSRYFLPLYGFFWALAGAGMWAVQERWRKHHRTIKQRLFPYLMIGTFAFSGGFALLMLAGQREAFGDIVAASRFAGETAGPDTLILTNELYREGQSGSIAADKVAFFAKRPASYLGPYVPNRTVQSDAFGARYQEPAKRIPDGSILVLSSAYGASYYEDYLSSQYELVPLHEPFQSTLMPFLPDIMSQPGTAQNPAAWLFRYDWQKFYTTVYRVEGPR
- a CDS encoding DUF2723 domain-containing protein, producing MQEPGQATPRLWVSPTIVGLASFALYAFTAARDPQFGDGLELLAAAAVGGIPHPTGYPLLELLLAPLAHGDGAYFRGALLCALFAAITAAMITALAGRLIRDFGGDEKSRWIAPACGAIAAASASLWSSATIIEVYSLNAVFLTALLLVLAPNPNEPLCPRRLALAGLLQGLALTNHLSSLCMAPLLAWRILQAIQRRHRPAMSIVLPAVGGVIGLLVYLYVPLRAASHPPINWGNPQNWSGFRWLVGGGDYRDVWFLSARQGVRFTAGQYIAFAGGRALEVIATFGSQLLGGIGDYRLTTLMISSPRASASAGMVLRAALAILIGGGLWFVAGLGAASMARRSRALTIALCGPLFLQLIFIFTYNIPDIADYYLGLLIALVPYLAVGAFVSMRWIGRRFRYEEDPGLYRRLHIFAALLVLIAVLSNWRVADHSGDDLAARWIDRLIEAVPENAVLITHGDADIYGAWYAKYVLGERPDLFVAGANFLRNEWYASMLPKNDPLGRQAIVEPGEFKQFRLEDQVALVARGLIEPNLGKAPIVTTDADPLVIQGLAEKYRVRTIAVLISEEEALALQTERRAMPPTVLLQVGE